In Sphaeramia orbicularis chromosome 7, fSphaOr1.1, whole genome shotgun sequence, one genomic interval encodes:
- the LOC115421909 gene encoding uncharacterized protein LOC115421909 isoform X4, translating into MQALTAPLQQFIGAVKDNGNSLIFSVLIFCFHEQNSTFPCTCKPQASYCTTYMVCPFFIITSLMLLTDQAFRRAWRYTTTKGCHFGLVLCRRVVKAVCIGSLWVVSVLIRADWYVCCWNPNSVSVARLQCQSQVVTNPDVVTVKEMEINSRMYGMALLLGITVMAALLLPAWTVFTKGKDAEGKGGGCCSSQVQVDELLLEVQEEILTKTIKEKQTKVMTESLNSHISKGDWVRCFHVVDDFIDEHPPVVAEEKKKKDEEETQESAENQEKKKQDKGKRQKSAENQESSKTQDGKDAETPM; encoded by the exons ATGCAGGCCTTAACGGCTCCTCTGCAGCAGTTCATCGGTGCAGTCAAAGACAACGGCAACAGCCTCATTTTCAGCGTTCTCATTTTCTGTTTCCACGAACAAAACAGCACATTCCCATGCACCTGTAAACCTCAGGCCTCCTACTGCACCACCTACATGGTTTGTCCGTTTTTCATCATCACCAGTCTGATGCTGCTGACCGACCAGGCCTTTCGCAGAGCGTGGAGATACACCACCACAAAGGGCTGTCATTTCGGTTTGGTTTTGTGTCGCCGTGTGGTCAAAGCGGTGTGCATCGGCAGCCTGTGGGTGGTATCGGTGCTGATCAGAGCCGACTGGTACGTCTGCTGTTGGAATCCAAACTCCGTATCTGTGGCTCGCCTACAATGTCAATCTCAAGTTGTCACCAATCCTGATGTTGTAACCGTCAAAGAAATGGAGATCAATTCACGG ATGTATGGAATGGCTTTGCTCCTGGGCATCACGGTGATGGCGGCCTTGTTGCTGCCGGCGTGGACCGTCTTCACCAAAGGTAAAGATGCTGAAGGTAAAGGTGGAGGATGCTGTTCGAGTCAAGTTCAGGTGGACGAGCTGCTTCTGGAAGTGCAGGAAGAAATCTTAACGAAAACtatcaaagaaaaacaaacaaaagtgatGACTGAGAGTCTGAACTCGCACATCTCCAAAGGAGACTGGGTGAGATGTTTCCACGTTGTTGATGACTTCATTGATGAACATCCTCCAGTCGTTGCCGAG gaaaagaagaagaaggatgaaGAGGAAACACAGGAATCTGCAGAGAATCAG GAAAAGAAGAAGCAGGATAAAGGAAAAAGACAGAAATCTGCAGAGAATCAG GAAAGCAGCAAAACACAGGACGGCAAAGACGCAGAGACGCCGATGTga
- the LOC115421909 gene encoding uncharacterized protein LOC115421909 isoform X3: MQALTAPLQQFIGAVKDNGNSLIFSVLIFCFHEQNSTFPCTCKPQASYCTTYMVCPFFIITSLMLLTDQAFRRAWRYTTTKGCHFGLVLCRRVVKAVCIGSLWVVSVLIRADWYVCCWNPNSVSVARLQCQSQVVTNPDVVTVKEMEINSRMYGMALLLGITVMAALLLPAWTVFTKGKDAEGKGGGCCSSQVQVDELLLEVQEEILTKTIKEKQTKVMTESLNSHISKGDWVRCFHVVDDFIDEHPPVVAEEKKKKDEEETQESAENQEICLDFFCRKRRSRIKEKDRNLQRIRKAAKHRTAKTQRRRCDHRKYIY; the protein is encoded by the exons ATGCAGGCCTTAACGGCTCCTCTGCAGCAGTTCATCGGTGCAGTCAAAGACAACGGCAACAGCCTCATTTTCAGCGTTCTCATTTTCTGTTTCCACGAACAAAACAGCACATTCCCATGCACCTGTAAACCTCAGGCCTCCTACTGCACCACCTACATGGTTTGTCCGTTTTTCATCATCACCAGTCTGATGCTGCTGACCGACCAGGCCTTTCGCAGAGCGTGGAGATACACCACCACAAAGGGCTGTCATTTCGGTTTGGTTTTGTGTCGCCGTGTGGTCAAAGCGGTGTGCATCGGCAGCCTGTGGGTGGTATCGGTGCTGATCAGAGCCGACTGGTACGTCTGCTGTTGGAATCCAAACTCCGTATCTGTGGCTCGCCTACAATGTCAATCTCAAGTTGTCACCAATCCTGATGTTGTAACCGTCAAAGAAATGGAGATCAATTCACGG ATGTATGGAATGGCTTTGCTCCTGGGCATCACGGTGATGGCGGCCTTGTTGCTGCCGGCGTGGACCGTCTTCACCAAAGGTAAAGATGCTGAAGGTAAAGGTGGAGGATGCTGTTCGAGTCAAGTTCAGGTGGACGAGCTGCTTCTGGAAGTGCAGGAAGAAATCTTAACGAAAACtatcaaagaaaaacaaacaaaagtgatGACTGAGAGTCTGAACTCGCACATCTCCAAAGGAGACTGGGTGAGATGTTTCCACGTTGTTGATGACTTCATTGATGAACATCCTCCAGTCGTTGCCGAG gaaaagaagaagaaggatgaaGAGGAAACACAGGAATCTGCAGAGAATCAG GAAATCTGTTTGGATTTTTTCTGCAGGAAAAGAAGAAGCAGGATAAAGGAAAAAGACAGAAATCTGCAGAGAATCAG GAAAGCAGCAAAACACAGGACGGCAAAGACGCAGAGACGCCGATGTgaccacagaaagtacatttattaa
- the LOC115421909 gene encoding uncharacterized protein LOC115421909 isoform X1 — protein MQALTAPLQQFIGAVKDNGNSLIFSVLIFCFHEQNSTFPCTCKPQASYCTTYMVCPFFIITSLMLLTDQAFRRAWRYTTTKGCHFGLVLCRRVVKAVCIGSLWVVSVLIRADWYVCCWNPNSVSVARLQCQSQVVTNPDVVTVKEMEINSRMYGMALLLGITVMAALLLPAWTVFTKGKDAEGKGGGCCSSQVQVDELLLEVQEEILTKTIKEKQTKVMTESLNSHISKGDWVRCFHVVDDFIDEHPPVVAEEKKKKDEEETQESAENQEICLDFFCRKRRSRIKEKDRNLQRIRKAAKHRTAKTQRRRCDHRNHDNKHSFISGRD, from the exons ATGCAGGCCTTAACGGCTCCTCTGCAGCAGTTCATCGGTGCAGTCAAAGACAACGGCAACAGCCTCATTTTCAGCGTTCTCATTTTCTGTTTCCACGAACAAAACAGCACATTCCCATGCACCTGTAAACCTCAGGCCTCCTACTGCACCACCTACATGGTTTGTCCGTTTTTCATCATCACCAGTCTGATGCTGCTGACCGACCAGGCCTTTCGCAGAGCGTGGAGATACACCACCACAAAGGGCTGTCATTTCGGTTTGGTTTTGTGTCGCCGTGTGGTCAAAGCGGTGTGCATCGGCAGCCTGTGGGTGGTATCGGTGCTGATCAGAGCCGACTGGTACGTCTGCTGTTGGAATCCAAACTCCGTATCTGTGGCTCGCCTACAATGTCAATCTCAAGTTGTCACCAATCCTGATGTTGTAACCGTCAAAGAAATGGAGATCAATTCACGG ATGTATGGAATGGCTTTGCTCCTGGGCATCACGGTGATGGCGGCCTTGTTGCTGCCGGCGTGGACCGTCTTCACCAAAGGTAAAGATGCTGAAGGTAAAGGTGGAGGATGCTGTTCGAGTCAAGTTCAGGTGGACGAGCTGCTTCTGGAAGTGCAGGAAGAAATCTTAACGAAAACtatcaaagaaaaacaaacaaaagtgatGACTGAGAGTCTGAACTCGCACATCTCCAAAGGAGACTGGGTGAGATGTTTCCACGTTGTTGATGACTTCATTGATGAACATCCTCCAGTCGTTGCCGAG gaaaagaagaagaaggatgaaGAGGAAACACAGGAATCTGCAGAGAATCAG GAAATCTGTTTGGATTTTTTCTGCAGGAAAAGAAGAAGCAGGATAAAGGAAAAAGACAGAAATCTGCAGAGAATCAG GAAAGCAGCAAAACACAGGACGGCAAAGACGCAGAGACGCCGATGTgaccacagaaa TCATGAcaacaaacattcattcatcagTGGGAGAGACTGA